In Panacibacter ginsenosidivorans, the following proteins share a genomic window:
- a CDS encoding ligand-binding sensor domain-containing protein: MIYKMKPVCFKPMYHWLILTALFSLCITVSNAQHFQFRTYSFNNGLSSYNANKIVQDNYGFIWIATQEGLNRFDGNDFIAVKKDPLKNNGLSENYVTGIAKDNKGRLWIASALGGVDQLNPENFRIEQRLKADSAAKNKLITNWVRCLAWSPQQELWIGTYYGFNVYNSRDNSYRAFIENPFNKNIELNISFTGLDSIGNIWLIAENNGIIIYNMKTKKMVTTISKEQLGIKADETFNVTGLFVDKPNSIYVCSSKGLKHILYQSNKYIPSATDNTFFRSFENADVRALIKDRDERYWVGTAKGIFVSNGKSAPEKIIHSDFFYNTILDDNINCIYKDVFENIWVTTTKGLNLFINDEYRFQAYKAKSGTLNEIKQVNVLYPDNDSLIYACASTGLFKININNFSTSGILNSDKYGEMETLIRVNKNGFLVSSVQQLLFLQVNNDHYQCMDAGYVFKELMPIKFNYFSTFLKYNDSIILLGSMEDMGLFKWDIKNHKLKQFKSQLNASNCLHEDNIHNIKSDRSGNIWLLCNESITKYNPLKDSFVNFFPKIENDEHGAPHFFFDLYDDGRYLWITSYGNGLIRFDVKDNSFTSYTEKKGLASNATYNILSENDSIIWVSSNRGLMKFNLSSTLSSSYFFSDGLQSDAFDERSACKIGNNLFFGGIDGFTSIAKNRYYTAAKRIPVYVGKIIFTALNGELTEINSLNGVNSDLNIKPGPVTFHIISPDYANNNRDNYAYRIEELNDGWIQMGSKKEITLAGLAPGTYHFQGRIYNAHGVTSDSQTIEFLVVPQWYQTIYFKLALILLGIMVISFFYGYRLSQLRKQHQIRKEIAEDLHDDIGATLNSVKIFTHLAETSPEKKKYFANIKESLTQASVGLRDMIWVLDDAGDTAGDLLKRLAMFAHPVAEATGIYISFNVDDTARDTVLNKTEKRNLLLIAKEAINNSIKYAESKNITVTFSRLHNKNVLTVEDDGKGFVQNKITPGNGLNNMQQRAQQIHYNITLKSAEGNGTKITAMKR; this comes from the coding sequence ATGATTTATAAGATGAAACCTGTTTGTTTTAAACCTATGTATCATTGGCTTATCCTCACAGCACTTTTCTCTCTATGTATTACTGTTTCAAACGCCCAACACTTTCAATTTCGCACCTACTCTTTTAATAATGGGTTGAGTTCTTATAATGCTAATAAAATTGTGCAGGATAATTATGGATTTATATGGATTGCGACACAGGAAGGCTTAAACCGGTTTGATGGAAATGATTTTATTGCTGTGAAAAAAGATCCGTTAAAAAATAATGGATTAAGTGAAAATTATGTAACAGGTATTGCAAAAGACAATAAAGGAAGACTTTGGATCGCATCTGCTTTAGGTGGTGTGGATCAATTAAATCCTGAGAATTTTAGAATTGAACAAAGACTAAAAGCTGATAGTGCTGCAAAAAATAAACTTATAACTAACTGGGTGCGGTGTCTTGCCTGGTCACCACAGCAGGAATTATGGATCGGCACATATTACGGCTTCAATGTTTACAACAGCAGGGATAATAGTTATAGAGCTTTTATTGAAAACCCGTTTAATAAAAACATAGAGTTGAATATATCATTTACCGGCCTGGATTCTATAGGTAACATTTGGCTGATAGCAGAAAATAATGGAATCATTATTTATAATATGAAGACCAAAAAAATGGTCACAACTATTTCCAAAGAACAACTGGGCATCAAGGCTGATGAAACTTTCAATGTAACTGGTCTTTTCGTTGATAAGCCTAACAGCATTTATGTATGCTCAAGCAAGGGGTTAAAGCATATTCTGTATCAGAGCAACAAATACATACCTTCTGCAACCGATAATACTTTTTTTAGGTCTTTTGAAAATGCAGATGTGCGGGCTTTAATTAAGGACAGAGATGAGCGATATTGGGTTGGTACTGCTAAAGGTATTTTTGTTTCTAATGGAAAGAGCGCTCCGGAAAAGATCATTCATTCTGATTTCTTCTACAATACTATACTGGATGATAATATTAACTGTATATATAAAGATGTGTTTGAAAATATATGGGTAACAACCACCAAGGGATTGAACCTTTTCATTAATGACGAATATCGTTTCCAGGCTTATAAAGCCAAGTCTGGTACGTTAAATGAGATAAAACAGGTAAATGTGTTATACCCGGATAATGATTCTCTTATTTACGCATGTGCTTCAACAGGCCTCTTTAAAATAAATATTAATAATTTTTCAACATCAGGTATCTTAAATAGTGATAAATACGGAGAGATGGAAACGCTGATAAGAGTTAATAAAAATGGATTTCTTGTATCCTCTGTTCAGCAATTATTATTCCTTCAAGTAAATAATGATCATTATCAATGCATGGATGCCGGATATGTTTTTAAAGAGCTTATGCCTATAAAGTTTAATTATTTTTCCACTTTTTTAAAATACAATGACTCCATTATTTTACTGGGCAGTATGGAAGACATGGGATTGTTTAAATGGGACATTAAGAACCATAAACTTAAACAATTCAAGAGTCAGCTTAATGCCAGTAATTGTTTACATGAAGATAATATTCATAATATCAAAAGTGACAGATCTGGAAATATCTGGCTACTATGCAATGAAAGCATTACAAAATACAATCCTTTAAAAGACTCCTTTGTAAATTTTTTTCCCAAAATTGAAAATGATGAACATGGCGCCCCGCATTTCTTTTTTGACTTATATGACGATGGCAGGTATCTCTGGATTACGTCTTATGGAAATGGACTGATCCGATTTGATGTAAAAGACAATTCCTTCACTTCGTACACTGAAAAAAAAGGCCTCGCTTCAAATGCCACTTACAATATTCTTAGTGAAAACGACTCCATAATCTGGGTTTCTTCTAATAGAGGATTAATGAAATTCAATCTCTCATCCACACTCAGCTCTTCCTATTTTTTTAGTGATGGTTTGCAATCAGATGCATTTGATGAAAGATCTGCATGCAAAATTGGAAACAACCTTTTCTTTGGCGGCATTGATGGATTTACCAGCATTGCAAAAAACAGGTATTATACTGCTGCGAAAAGAATTCCTGTTTACGTTGGCAAAATTATCTTCACTGCATTAAACGGTGAATTAACAGAAATAAATTCCTTGAATGGTGTTAATTCAGATTTGAATATTAAACCAGGGCCCGTTACTTTTCATATCATATCTCCTGATTATGCTAATAATAACAGGGATAACTATGCTTACAGAATTGAAGAATTAAATGATGGCTGGATACAAATGGGCTCCAAAAAAGAAATTACCCTTGCGGGTCTTGCGCCGGGAACATACCATTTCCAGGGAAGAATTTACAATGCGCATGGTGTTACATCTGACTCACAAACAATTGAATTTTTAGTTGTACCCCAATGGTATCAAACAATCTATTTTAAATTAGCGTTAATATTATTGGGAATAATGGTTATCTCTTTCTTTTATGGTTACCGGTTGAGCCAGCTTAGAAAGCAACACCAGATTCGAAAAGAAATTGCAGAAGACCTTCATGATGATATTGGCGCCACACTTAACAGCGTAAAAATATTTACACATCTTGCCGAAACATCGCCGGAAAAGAAAAAATATTTTGCAAACATTAAAGAATCACTTACGCAGGCATCCGTTGGTCTAAGAGATATGATCTGGGTGTTAGATGATGCCGGTGATACTGCAGGTGATCTGTTAAAAAGATTAGCCATGTTTGCCCACCCTGTTGCAGAAGCAACAGGTATATACATAAGTTTTAATGTAGATGATACGGCACGTGATACCGTTCTTAACAAAACTGAAAAAAGAAATTTATTACTCATTGCAAAAGAAGCCATCAACAACAGTATAAAGTATGCGGAAAGTAAAAATATTACTGTTACTTTCTCTAGGTTGCATAATAAAAATGTGCTTACAGTTGAAGATGATGGCAAAGGGTTTGTTCAAAATAAGATAACTCCGGGAAATGGTTTGAACAATATGCAGCAAAGAGCTCAACAGATACATTATAATATTACACTCAAATCTGCAGAAGGGAATGGGACAAAGATCACCGCTATGAAAAGGTAA
- a CDS encoding CPBP family intramembrane glutamic endopeptidase: MLNNQKLNPVSQFALLIALVGLGMILLSMFTGLIANYVMHIPLSKMQEAFLNPENIIFSRLLQVFSSFLMWGVPALVVAAVSGKDPINQLGCNDTLSGKQTFFVVLMMVAGIMIGNTLAELNRLIPLTKELADSFQKLEDAYNQGVMSIANMKTTNDYIFSLMVLAVVPALFEEMFFRGCLQQIMVSWTRNAFIGIFITSFIFSAIHISFYGFLPRLFLGLLLGYIFYYSKNLWLSVTAHFINNAFSVTALYSLSRAGKLTPDAMEDSYPLYYGLIGVAAILALFIAFKKESDRLLLQPE, translated from the coding sequence ATGTTGAATAATCAAAAGTTGAATCCTGTTTCACAATTTGCACTGTTAATAGCTTTGGTAGGTTTGGGTATGATCCTTCTTTCTATGTTTACGGGACTAATAGCGAATTACGTAATGCATATACCATTGTCCAAAATGCAGGAGGCTTTTTTAAACCCTGAAAACATCATATTTTCAAGGCTGTTGCAGGTCTTCTCTTCTTTCCTGATGTGGGGTGTACCCGCCCTTGTGGTTGCAGCGGTTAGCGGCAAAGACCCGATAAACCAGTTAGGCTGCAATGATACACTTAGTGGTAAACAAACATTTTTTGTAGTGCTTATGATGGTTGCCGGTATAATGATCGGTAATACACTTGCAGAATTGAACCGCTTGATACCACTTACCAAAGAGTTGGCAGATTCATTTCAAAAACTTGAAGATGCCTACAACCAGGGTGTAATGAGCATAGCCAATATGAAAACAACCAACGATTATATTTTTTCACTTATGGTTTTAGCCGTTGTGCCGGCACTTTTTGAAGAAATGTTTTTCCGTGGCTGTCTGCAGCAGATCATGGTTTCATGGACAAGAAATGCTTTCATCGGTATTTTTATAACCAGCTTTATTTTCAGCGCCATTCATATCTCTTTTTATGGCTTTCTGCCACGCTTGTTTCTGGGATTATTGCTGGGGTATATTTTTTATTACAGCAAAAATCTCTGGTTAAGTGTAACAGCTCATTTTATTAATAATGCATTTAGCGTTACAGCTTTATATAGCCTTAGCCGCGCTGGCAAATTAACGCCGGATGCGATGGAAGATTCGTACCCGCTATATTATGGTTTAATTGGAGTGGCTGCCATTCTAGCACTTTTTATTGCTTTCAAAAAAGAATCAGACCGGTTGTTATTGCAGCCGGAATAA
- a CDS encoding aldehyde dehydrogenase: MPQTLPQKLEAMRNYFNGGATKSLAFRKMQLQKLKDAVLQHEEDLYDALYADLKKSKEETWVTETGFFIAEINDAIRNLHKWMKPEKVKTNLLNMPSSSYVINEPLGVVLVIGPWNYPLQLLFTPIIGAIAAGNCVVVKPSEFAQATLNVMKEIITKTFDENYVLFVEGDGAAVVPEMMNNFVFDHVFYTGSTMVGKVIYQMAAKNLVPVTLELGGKSPCIVESDANIEVAARRIVLTKFSNCGQMCVAPDYLLVHTSVKEKLVEALKKWIEKFYTTDPLTAYSYGKIINEKQFNRLLGYLQNANIICGGTHDASKLFITPTLIDHVDLSLPVMQDEIFGPILPVITFNTKEEALKIITQHKNPLALYVFTQSNTKEREWLDSVAFGGGCVNNASWHLTNYHLPFGGRGFSGTGAYHGKFSFNTFSHKKAIMKTPTWFDPDIKYPPFKGKLKLFKWVIK; the protein is encoded by the coding sequence ATGCCACAAACATTACCACAAAAGCTGGAAGCGATGCGCAACTATTTCAACGGTGGCGCAACAAAATCTTTGGCATTCAGAAAAATGCAACTCCAAAAATTAAAGGATGCAGTGTTGCAACATGAAGAAGATTTGTATGATGCTTTGTACGCGGATCTCAAAAAAAGTAAAGAAGAAACCTGGGTTACCGAAACAGGATTTTTTATTGCAGAAATAAATGATGCCATCCGCAATTTGCATAAATGGATGAAGCCGGAAAAAGTAAAAACAAATCTGTTGAACATGCCATCATCGAGTTATGTAATAAATGAACCGCTTGGTGTTGTACTCGTGATTGGTCCATGGAATTATCCGTTACAGTTATTGTTTACGCCAATTATTGGCGCTATTGCTGCAGGTAATTGTGTTGTTGTAAAACCAAGTGAGTTTGCGCAGGCAACATTGAACGTAATGAAAGAGATCATCACAAAAACATTCGATGAAAATTATGTTTTATTTGTTGAAGGTGATGGCGCAGCAGTTGTTCCCGAAATGATGAACAACTTTGTTTTTGATCATGTATTTTATACAGGCAGCACAATGGTTGGGAAAGTAATTTATCAAATGGCGGCTAAAAATCTTGTACCAGTAACATTAGAGCTTGGTGGCAAAAGCCCCTGTATTGTTGAAAGCGATGCTAACATTGAAGTTGCTGCAAGAAGAATAGTGCTTACAAAATTTTCTAACTGCGGACAAATGTGTGTTGCGCCAGATTATCTGCTTGTGCATACTTCTGTAAAAGAAAAACTTGTTGAAGCGTTAAAAAAATGGATTGAGAAATTTTATACCACTGATCCATTAACTGCATATAGTTATGGAAAGATTATTAATGAAAAACAATTCAATAGGTTACTAGGCTATTTGCAAAATGCAAATATCATTTGTGGTGGCACTCATGATGCAAGCAAACTTTTTATTACGCCTACTCTAATCGACCACGTTGATCTTTCTTTGCCAGTAATGCAGGATGAAATTTTTGGACCGATTCTTCCCGTCATAACTTTTAACACAAAAGAAGAAGCGTTGAAAATAATTACGCAACATAAAAACCCTCTGGCATTGTATGTATTCACGCAAAGCAATACCAAAGAGCGTGAATGGCTTGACAGTGTTGCATTTGGTGGTGGTTGCGTTAATAATGCGAGCTGGCATTTAACCAATTACCATTTGCCTTTTGGCGGTCGGGGCTTTAGTGGGACAGGCGCTTATCATGGCAAGTTTTCATTCAATACTTTCAGTCATAAAAAAGCAATTATGAAAACACCTACATGGTTCGATCCTGATATAAAATATCCGCCATTTAAAGGAAAATTGAAATTGTTTAAATGGGTTATCAAATAA
- a CDS encoding glutathione peroxidase — MTLRQSILKTFYPVLMAFGKSKNEQKNTTNMQPPVSFYSLHTTDNKGNSVNFEQFHGKKILLVNTASDCGYTPQYEDLEKLYRQYKDRLMIIAFPANDFGEQEKGNDEEVATFCKVNYGVTFPLMKKSIVVKGKDQNEIFQWLSDKSKNGWNDQEPTWNFCKYLVNENGVLTNFYNSSVSPMSKEVTDAINK; from the coding sequence ATGACGCTGAGACAATCGATATTAAAAACATTCTATCCTGTGCTAATGGCTTTTGGTAAATCAAAAAATGAACAAAAAAATACAACGAATATGCAACCACCTGTTTCTTTCTATTCATTACATACAACAGACAACAAAGGCAACAGTGTAAACTTTGAACAGTTCCATGGCAAAAAAATATTACTGGTAAACACAGCCAGCGATTGTGGCTACACACCTCAATATGAAGACCTGGAAAAATTATACCGGCAATACAAAGACAGACTTATGATCATCGCCTTTCCTGCAAATGATTTTGGCGAGCAGGAGAAAGGCAATGATGAAGAAGTTGCTACATTTTGTAAGGTGAATTATGGCGTTACATTTCCCTTAATGAAAAAAAGTATTGTTGTAAAAGGTAAAGATCAGAATGAAATATTTCAATGGTTGTCTGATAAATCTAAAAACGGCTGGAACGATCAGGAACCAACATGGAATTTTTGCAAATACCTTGTTAATGAAAATGGTGTGCTTACAAACTTTTATAATAGTTCTGTTTCTCCGATGAGTAAAGAAGTTACTGATGCAATAAACAAATAA
- a CDS encoding clostripain-related cysteine peptidase — MANSNPTHEWTIMIYMNVEPEGFEMSFKKNLQEICSIGSTSAIKIIIVADRNPNKKGRLSKNFLPKIYEIETKIGAIARKKVRKTIRRERLGSPQTLEDFLSFCKSRYPAKKYMLSFWDHGAGTAVAASPDPGSNRGGRQDALYTKEIFTAIKKTINQVDIIAFDACWMQMLENAYTLRACAKYLVASQNLASLQGFGYYMFLKHLSKNSSSSPLEAATLLIKSSYLKVTENVKAKTPEKLIKLFYHKIYDDKTFTLSCIKLDQIERFAEKINDLAAVFLKNSEKLFPHIQTARFLCLSYFDEEDPSGYNLKTIDLIYFLKKLLDSKFESDNDKKMFVPIAEQIVDIIEYAEICLIAYKEIGSVISDENATEKRWGAHGFSIFFPEHFFEWELYKKREGWYYEKDSNIQLLFAEKNKWKSFLYFYFQYVKKVTSKNW, encoded by the coding sequence ATGGCCAATTCTAATCCCACACACGAATGGACAATCATGATTTATATGAATGTGGAACCCGAAGGGTTCGAAATGAGCTTTAAAAAAAATTTGCAGGAAATATGTTCAATAGGTAGCACTTCAGCAATAAAGATAATTATAGTAGCAGATCGCAATCCAAATAAAAAAGGCAGGCTTTCAAAAAATTTTCTGCCGAAAATATACGAGATCGAAACAAAAATAGGAGCTATAGCCCGGAAAAAAGTTCGCAAGACTATAAGAAGGGAAAGACTTGGCTCACCACAAACACTCGAAGATTTCTTATCCTTTTGTAAGAGCAGGTATCCTGCTAAAAAATACATGCTTTCCTTTTGGGATCATGGAGCCGGTACCGCCGTTGCTGCCAGCCCAGATCCTGGCAGTAATAGAGGGGGCAGGCAAGATGCTTTATACACAAAAGAAATCTTCACCGCTATTAAAAAAACGATTAACCAGGTTGACATTATTGCATTTGATGCATGCTGGATGCAAATGCTGGAAAATGCTTATACATTAAGAGCCTGTGCAAAATACCTGGTAGCAAGTCAAAACCTGGCATCTCTTCAGGGATTTGGATATTATATGTTTCTAAAACACCTTAGCAAAAACTCTTCATCATCTCCGCTGGAAGCCGCTACATTACTTATAAAGTCATCCTATCTTAAAGTAACTGAAAATGTTAAAGCAAAAACTCCTGAAAAGCTTATAAAATTATTTTATCATAAAATTTACGATGACAAAACTTTTACATTATCGTGCATCAAGCTTGACCAGATTGAAAGATTTGCAGAAAAAATAAATGATCTGGCTGCAGTGTTTCTAAAAAATAGTGAAAAGCTTTTTCCACATATACAGACCGCAAGATTCTTATGTCTTTCTTATTTTGATGAGGAAGACCCCTCAGGTTATAATCTTAAAACAATAGATCTGATTTATTTTTTAAAAAAACTGCTTGATTCAAAATTTGAATCTGATAACGATAAAAAAATGTTCGTACCAATTGCAGAACAGATTGTTGACATAATTGAGTATGCGGAAATATGTCTCATTGCATATAAGGAAATAGGATCTGTTATAAGTGATGAAAATGCAACAGAGAAAAGATGGGGTGCGCATGGCTTCTCTATATTTTTCCCGGAACATTTTTTTGAATGGGAGTTATATAAAAAACGAGAAGGCTGGTATTATGAAAAAGACTCCAACATACAGCTGTTATTCGCAGAAAAAAATAAGTGGAAAAGTTTTTTGTATTTCTATTTCCAATATGTCAAAAAAGTAACAAGTAAAAATTGGTAA
- the dusB gene encoding tRNA dihydrouridine synthase DusB: MVKIGNIELPEFPLLLAPMEDVSDPPFRAVCKDNGADLMYTEFISSEGLIRDAIKSRHKLDIFDYEKPIGIQIFGGDEEAMALSAKIVETVQPDLVDINFGCPVKKVVSKGAGAGVLKDLPLMTRLTEAVVKSTSLPVTVKTRLGWDDEHRNIEEVAERLQDVGIKALAIHGRTRTQMYKGEADWSLIAKVKNNPRIQIPIFGNGDIDSAEKAMEYKNRYGVDGIMIGRAAIGYPWIFNEIRHYMQTGTHLPAPTLQQRINVISKHLHKSVQWKGPIVGINEMRRHYANYLKGMPGIKEYRNRLVILKTAEEVDEVLAEIANKYADFEFEKLAIELVNYHEKCPL, translated from the coding sequence ATGGTTAAGATTGGTAACATAGAACTTCCTGAATTTCCTTTATTACTCGCACCAATGGAGGACGTGAGTGATCCGCCTTTTCGTGCGGTATGTAAAGACAATGGTGCGGACCTGATGTACACAGAATTCATCAGCAGCGAAGGTTTGATTCGTGATGCTATTAAGAGTCGTCATAAGCTTGATATATTCGATTACGAAAAACCAATCGGTATTCAAATCTTTGGCGGCGATGAAGAAGCAATGGCACTAAGTGCAAAGATCGTGGAGACTGTGCAGCCTGATCTTGTTGACATAAACTTTGGTTGTCCTGTAAAAAAAGTAGTAAGCAAAGGTGCAGGTGCAGGTGTGTTGAAAGATCTTCCGTTGATGACACGGCTTACAGAAGCAGTTGTAAAAAGTACTTCACTGCCTGTGACTGTTAAAACGCGTCTTGGCTGGGATGATGAACACAGGAACATAGAAGAAGTTGCAGAACGCCTGCAGGATGTTGGTATAAAAGCACTCGCCATTCATGGCCGCACACGCACACAGATGTACAAGGGCGAAGCAGATTGGTCATTGATCGCTAAAGTAAAGAACAATCCGCGCATTCAAATTCCCATCTTTGGCAACGGAGATATCGACAGTGCTGAAAAAGCAATGGAATATAAAAATCGTTACGGTGTTGATGGCATTATGATCGGTCGTGCTGCCATTGGTTATCCCTGGATCTTCAACGAGATCAGGCATTACATGCAAACGGGCACGCATTTACCAGCACCAACTTTACAGCAACGCATCAATGTTATCAGCAAGCATTTGCATAAGTCTGTGCAGTGGAAAGGACCAATCGTTGGCATCAACGAAATGCGTCGCCACTACGCAAATTATTTAAAAGGAATGCCGGGCATAAAAGAATATCGCAATCGTTTAGTAATTCTCAAAACTGCAGAAGAAGTTGATGAAGTACTTGCAGAGATCGCTAATAAATATGCAGACTTTGAATTTGAAAAACTGGCAATTGAATTAGTGAATTACCACGAGAAATGCCCTTTGTAA
- a CDS encoding putative signal transducing protein → MKGWYKLYITRNYAEASIIKGMLEENSIEVVVLNKLDSSYLNFGDIELYVPLHLKEIAVELLNSALMN, encoded by the coding sequence ATGAAAGGATGGTATAAGTTATACATTACCCGCAACTATGCAGAAGCCAGCATCATCAAAGGTATGCTGGAAGAGAACAGCATTGAGGTAGTGGTACTTAATAAGCTCGACAGCAGTTACCTCAACTTTGGCGATATAGAATTATATGTTCCGCTTCACTTAAAAGAAATAGCCGTTGAACTGTTAAATAGTGCTTTGATGAATTAG